The window AATCGTCACATTCGTAAGAAAAGCAGGAGGTTGCTTCATACAGAAAGGTAAAAGGAACGTTAAAAGGCACCTGGATTTATACTACATATAAATTCACCTCAGTATGCTACAACGTCCTGGAAACACCTGGCAGCCTCTTCTGACCTGACCCTGAGTATCTCACAGTGCTCCAGGATGGAAAACGCACTCCCAGGCTGCTCTGCCTTGTTGCAAGCACCGCCCATTCCTGCAGCACAACAGAATTTCCCCTTGCCAGCACAGCACGGGGCCATCTGAAGGCAGTCACTGCAAGAGGCAGCTTGAGCTCCACCTCACGAGCAGCTTTGCTAATTCTGAAACAACTAATGAGATTGCCCAAGTGCCCGCGGAGATGCTGGAAGGGATCGAATGGAGCAGAACTGCCCTTCATCTTTCAGCCACACACACCTCGCCCCTCCGCATTCCCGAGACATTTGTTGTGGTTGCTCATGATTAATACTCCACCCGAACAAGTCATTTGTTGTGGTTCATCGTAATTAAAATCCTTTCCAAGAGCTGGAGATTCTTTCAGGACTGCCACCCCACATACTCTCACTGCTTACCTCGTCACCCTGCCGATCCTCTGCACCAAATTTACGTCGTTAATCTGCAAGGTGAAGGCTTCCTATTGCTATCTGCGCATTAAAAGGCTGTGATGCCCACCTCATTTAATCCTGCTGAGGCATAATCTCAGCAGATACAGTATGATTCGGTGTAGGAGTTGGTTCTCAGCTCTCTAGGCGAGCAAGCAGAACTAACACTAGCCAAAGTCTCCAGCCCAGACACAACTTAGCTCCCACGTGCAGCAGAGGTGGCTGCTCAGCTCAGGGAGGGGATGCAAACCATCATCATCTTGAGCCAGCCAAATACACAGGAAAGGGTTTTCCTAGCTGAGATTCTGCATGGTCAGAGCTGGACACCAGCACGGCTGCTGGAAGGATGGGGTCCTCCACTTCCCAGGGCATGGTGCTATTTCCTGTTGCCAGATCCAAAACGCTGCTGCAAAAGACACCCTTTGGTCTGGCAGAAACTAACTCAGCAGAAGAACTTCCTGAAACATAAATAAGCAACTAAGGATACAAAGCAGTGATAGGATCTCAAACAATTAAGAAGAATCATATTAATTCTCACAGTTTGGTCATTAAGAATCCCACTCTGTAACACTGAATAATTTGACCTGGGAAGGTTTTAGCTGCTAGTACCTCaactgaaagaaagcaagtgaGCTGGTGACACCACCATCTCTCCTTCCAGCACCTCTGACAGTCAGGTTTAAAACATTATGATGTATACAGAGATAGAAGCCTAGGAAGCTTTGCTCCTTACATgtttttcaagtgatttttccACATTCTCCCTTCTTCCTCTACACCTCACCAGACTGAAATCCCTCCTCCACCCCAACTAGGCTGACAATATGCTGTCAGTTCAAAACCAATACATTCCGTAGCAAAAGCCAAAAATCCTACACAAAGGGGAGCAGTAGAAATGAGGAATGATAAACACACTGAGATTAACTTCAGCTCCAAGGTTGACCCTTGAGCTCCAAAATTCAGCAATCTGCTTGAATAAGCTCAAACAGAAATGCTATTGGAACGACTAAATGATCAACCTGGGTAAGGTCCCTTTTTCTCCTATTGCGTACCTCCAGCGATATCTCTGGTAAAACACAGATCAAGCCATTCCCAAGAGCAGCTCAAATCCCTGGAGGGGAAAGAGAAGATTCCTGCACAGAAGCTGAATTAGTCTCTTATTTTATCTTTCCCACTGGAGAATACTGGAATGTACCCTAAAAAGCTATCTCACCCATGCTACAAACTAAGCCACTAGGCACCAAAGAGATGATCTATCCAACTGAAGAAGAGATCTGCTTCTCAGATGTCATTGGCTACCTGAAGGCAGCAAATTTTCCTGCTAAGAAATAGCTTACCCAAATAATTTGACCTCTTGGAAGAGGGTAGTCACCCAATAGGTGAAACATCGGGAGCACTAGAAGTGCAACCTAAGCTATAAAAATTGTAACAGCAATAATTTTCAAACAGTGCCTCTGATCCATAACCTAACCAGGGTACCAAAAGGTATCCAGAAATGGAGAATGACAGAGGCTGGATATGTTATGGGTGTTGGATAGTGAAGCGTTGCAGGGAGATTTCCTTTAGTTTTGCGAGCTGTCTTCTTTGCTTCATGTGCTCAGCCTCATGCAAGAAGAAAAGGTTTGACAGGAAGCCTTGTTGCATGAGAGAGCAAGTCCAGTCCAGTCCTGGACATCTGGAatggttaatggcagcacagcttccaGCAGCCATATCATGATTACTGTCCTCCATTGTAAGCATAATCGGCCTTGTTGTGCATTATCAACTTGTTGTCCACAAAGTAAAAGCTGTCTGAGCGGGTCTCGTATGGGTTTTCAACCATCAGACGGACTGTGAAAGAGAAAGCTCGATTACATTCGGAAGCCTGTCACACTCTGCTGGGCAGTGCAGtcagaacaaaaaggaaattcagtGGGATGCACCAGGCTGATGCTCTGCCCTATCCAAGAGAAGCAAACAGATCGGCTGGGCACACATTAAAAGCTCTGGCATGCCCTACCTATTCTTCCTATTCACTGGGCACTGTCAAAAACAGAGGTGGAGCAATCTCACATAAGACACAGAAACAGTCAGAGCCACCACtagagcaaagcagaaatcattgtctgaaagcagagaggctgcaacctgtaaataaaagaaagcagctgcacTCTCCACTGCTATACAGGTGAGGTACAAACCCAGCACTCAAGCAGCCACACAGGAGGGCCCATGTGCTCTGCTCAATCCACCCCCAGGGCAAACATATCCTGCGCAATGCGTATTTGCAGAGATCTTGGTAGGCTCAAAAACACACCTCTCAAGAGAAAAACCTGTTCTGCTTCAAAGCTAGAGGCTCAAGACCTAAAAAGCAAGTGCTGAAAACAGACGTGTGACTGCTAAGAGAACCCTTTTCCAGGGTTTTGTTAACTTCTGCACTGCACTGTTAGGCACTGGGGATGACAGCCCCATCACTGTGCAGCTCTTCTTGAAGCCTGTGACTTGACAATGCAGGCTGCCTTAGGCTTTCATTTCTAAAGTGGATAATCTGCAGCACAAGTCTGTGACTTGGGATTAAACACATCTTCAATCAGCTTAattccatccctccatccccgTCACAACTTTTTGCAcaagtagagagagagagaaaatgagcatATACATACAGcttgctgcagaaagaaaatacttactGAGATCTTCTGAGAGCTGAGGGAACTCGTAGATGTGCTCACATGTGTTCCTGCTACTGGGAATGCAGAAGCCAAAATCAAAGTCAAAGTTCTTCAGCAAGCGATCTCTGAAGTAATGCCTCTCAATCATTCGGAAGTTTGACACTGGCTTTTCTCCCACTGTAAATTCCactctgtaagaaaaaagtaggaaaaaaacaggtaagaaagctttctcttcctactgcaaagaacagagCCTTAGACCTGAAACTACACAAGAACCCAATGGACCGTTCCAGAAAAATACTTTATATTGTTAGTGTACGATGAGGTCTCTCAAGTCCTTGATTCTAGCTATAAGCTGCTCAGTGGCACCACATAAACATCTGATTTTCCGCTCAGACTTCTGTGAACACATACTCACGTTGCACCAACAGTCCGAAGACGAAGAAATGCTGGGGTGAACTGGTAACGAACAAAGCGGCCCGCACTGCTGTCCAGTTCACTGCTGTCATCTTCATCCTCGTTGTCTTGCTCTAGAAAATGCACCAGCACTGAATTATTCTGCCAACAGCACACGTGTAAGGTAATACTGGGTGGTGGATAGGACAGGCCTACAATTAGTTGGGCATGGAATGAGAAGGAATTGGTCACACAGTCATAGCAGCACTAAGAAATAAAGAGATCTGCTAACAGCCAGCCCAGCCTCAGTGGCCCTGGTGCCACAACCATCTTCAGCCTCACCAGATATCCAAGAAAGACGACCTGCCACTAGCAAGGGAAGCTCTGCAGCTGACAGTATACCCCCATCGCGCtatattcacatttttatgGCATAA of the Meleagris gallopavo isolate NT-WF06-2002-E0010 breed Aviagen turkey brand Nicholas breeding stock chromosome 17, Turkey_5.1, whole genome shotgun sequence genome contains:
- the UNC119B gene encoding protein unc-119 homolog B; the protein is NVPPCFLPDYLCKPEDNIYNIDFTRFKIRDLETGTVLFEIAKPSAAEQDNEDEDDSSELDSSAGRFVRYQFTPAFLRLRTVGATVEFTVGEKPVSNFRMIERHYFRDRLLKNFDFDFGFCIPSSRNTCEHIYEFPQLSEDLIRLMVENPYETRSDSFYFVDNKLIMHNKADYAYNGGQ